The Spirosoma foliorum genome has a window encoding:
- a CDS encoding LytR/AlgR family response regulator transcription factor: MYSCLIVEDDPIFVDQLRAYLAQTTLFESPLVCSTAMDAFMVLTTKNVDLLILDYDLPGMTGLELIQGLTNLPPVIMTTVYSSHAATCYDLDAVVDFLVKPFDYMRFFRGIRRALAALPQLTENKPVEPLPVVDEKKHMFFKSGRKLNRFVLDDILYAEAYGTYIKVYTLTGPVIINQRLKTLENELPGDRFVRIHKSFIINVQHLSHLEAHQVQVSAKKFPIGVTYRPSVLQFMQQAGVLGTSN, translated from the coding sequence ATGTATTCCTGTCTCATTGTTGAAGATGACCCCATCTTTGTTGATCAACTCAGGGCGTATCTGGCTCAAACAACCCTCTTCGAATCACCCCTAGTTTGTTCTACAGCCATGGATGCTTTCATGGTGCTGACTACTAAAAACGTCGACCTTTTAATTCTTGATTATGATTTACCGGGGATGACGGGCCTGGAATTAATTCAGGGCCTAACAAATCTTCCGCCGGTTATAATGACTACTGTGTATAGTAGTCACGCTGCCACTTGCTATGATCTGGATGCAGTGGTTGATTTTCTGGTCAAGCCGTTTGATTACATGCGCTTTTTTCGGGGCATTCGGCGAGCCTTAGCGGCACTACCCCAACTCACAGAAAATAAGCCCGTAGAGCCGCTTCCTGTTGTCGATGAGAAAAAGCATATGTTCTTTAAATCGGGCCGGAAGCTGAACCGATTTGTGCTCGACGATATCTTATATGCTGAAGCCTATGGCACGTATATAAAGGTGTACACCTTAACAGGCCCCGTAATTATAAACCAACGCCTAAAAACGCTGGAAAACGAACTCCCCGGCGATCGATTTGTACGTATACACAAATCGTTTATCATCAATGTGCAGCATCTTAGCCACTTAGAGGCTCATCAGGTACAGGTTTCAGCGAAAAAGTTCCCGATTGGAGTTACTTACCGTCCATCGGTGCTTCAGTTTATGCAGCAGGCGGGGGTTTTAGGAACGAGTAATTAA
- a CDS encoding amidohydrolase family protein has product MIRPFSRVLLFIHCSLFILHSVTAQVEKSPPRHEGDGPFGKLIIRGVTLVNSTGAPPVGPMDIVVEKNRITQIRQVGYPGVPIDPKSRPKADPGDKELNCEGMYLMPGFVDMHGHIGGQAQGANAEYVFKLWLGHGITTIRDPSCGNGLDWVLEHRAKSERNEITAPRIKAYTVFGQGAKEPISTPEQARAWVQLNAKRGADGIKFFGAEPNVFRAALEENKKLGLRSACHHAQLEVARMNALATAKAGLTSLEHWYGLPEALFEDKTIQNYPVNYNYGNEQNRFEEAGNLWQQAAKPGSDRWNKVMDELISLDFTLDPTFNIYEANRELMLARRAEWHEEYTMPSLWRFYGPSRISHGSYWQSWGTEQEVAWKKNYQLWMAFINEYKNRGGRVTAGSDSGFIYQLYGFAYIRELELLRESGFHPLEVIRAATLKGAEALGMADQIGSVEVGKLADFVIVDQNPLANLKVLYGTGAIHLNEKNEVERVGGVTYTVKDGIVYDAKKLLADVRKLVADAKQKENFEITQPGVPAKAGKVSGGKNE; this is encoded by the coding sequence ATGATACGACCTTTCTCTCGGGTACTCCTCTTCATTCATTGTTCCTTATTCATTCTCCATTCTGTAACGGCTCAGGTCGAAAAATCACCACCACGCCACGAGGGTGACGGACCGTTCGGAAAGCTGATTATTCGGGGTGTTACGTTGGTCAACAGCACAGGGGCGCCACCTGTTGGTCCAATGGATATTGTAGTCGAGAAAAACCGAATTACACAGATTCGTCAGGTTGGTTATCCCGGTGTTCCGATTGATCCGAAAAGTCGACCTAAAGCCGATCCCGGCGATAAGGAACTGAATTGCGAAGGCATGTACCTGATGCCGGGTTTTGTGGATATGCACGGCCATATTGGCGGACAGGCGCAGGGGGCCAATGCGGAGTATGTGTTTAAACTCTGGCTCGGGCATGGCATTACAACGATTCGCGATCCATCCTGTGGCAATGGCCTGGACTGGGTGCTTGAACACCGCGCCAAAAGTGAACGGAATGAAATTACCGCTCCTCGTATCAAAGCATACACCGTTTTTGGGCAAGGCGCAAAGGAGCCAATCAGCACGCCCGAACAGGCCCGCGCCTGGGTGCAACTGAATGCGAAGCGGGGCGCCGACGGCATTAAATTCTTTGGCGCCGAACCAAACGTGTTTCGAGCTGCGCTGGAAGAGAACAAGAAATTGGGTTTGCGGTCGGCCTGCCACCATGCTCAGTTAGAAGTAGCTCGCATGAATGCCCTGGCGACTGCTAAAGCAGGGCTGACTTCGCTCGAACATTGGTATGGACTTCCCGAAGCCTTATTTGAAGATAAAACCATCCAAAACTATCCGGTTAATTACAATTATGGCAACGAGCAGAATCGTTTCGAGGAAGCAGGTAATCTGTGGCAGCAAGCCGCTAAACCAGGCTCCGATCGCTGGAATAAGGTAATGGACGAGCTCATTTCGCTGGATTTTACGCTTGATCCAACTTTTAATATCTACGAAGCTAACCGCGAGCTGATGTTGGCTCGGCGTGCTGAGTGGCATGAAGAGTACACGATGCCGAGCCTCTGGCGTTTCTACGGCCCCAGCCGTATCTCGCACGGGTCGTATTGGCAATCGTGGGGAACAGAACAGGAAGTGGCCTGGAAAAAGAATTACCAACTCTGGATGGCGTTCATCAACGAGTACAAAAACCGGGGTGGCCGCGTTACGGCAGGGTCTGATTCTGGCTTCATTTATCAGCTATACGGCTTTGCCTACATTCGCGAGCTTGAACTGCTGCGCGAATCAGGCTTCCATCCGCTCGAAGTTATTCGGGCAGCTACGTTAAAAGGCGCCGAAGCGCTCGGTATGGCCGACCAGATTGGTTCGGTGGAAGTGGGAAAACTGGCCGATTTCGTGATTGTCGATCAGAATCCGCTGGCGAATCTGAAGGTTCTATACGGAACCGGCGCTATTCACCTCAATGAAAAAAACGAAGTTGAGCGTGTAGGTGGCGTTACCTACACCGTGAAGGATGGCATTGTGTACGATGCTAAAAAATTACTGGCCGATGTACGGAAACTAGTCGCTGATGCCAAGCAGAAAGAAAACTTCGAAATCACTCAACCCGGCGTTCCAGCGAAAGCAGGCAAAGTGAGTGGCGGCAAGAATGAGTAA
- a CDS encoding sensor histidine kinase encodes MSLITRLRTRLYPKDRLDALPTFDRVRFVTLANIGWFGIPLLALLITINLVFHNYDRALNNLVTISLYLFPTLWLIYRYKLKLASWYFICAMYVAAIWGLYTRLIVHVDVHLEMYFIMIALFSIILLDDKASVIVPVFMAISYVTARLLVLRQLNLPFEIGQFNSGLGVFIVLTYVTYTVKKIATTIQEVVQQQNKQLQQKNHELSESNLVKDKLFAILGHDLRSPIVSLKVQLMNVQKGYTTTEQYAEANTRLQLTVDNVFSTLDNLLNWTQLQRGGIYVTPTQFDLQEVAQSVLLLYNFEVPNKQLTVTTLYEPAPIIADEYQLTIVARNLIQNAIKFTPKGGHIQVSTRQLNGRSQLIIQDTGVGMPKSIGMPTRPIGTSSYGTAGEKGTGLGLEISREFVRLNNGQLLIDSVLGMGTTVTMEF; translated from the coding sequence ATGAGCTTGATTACCCGGCTCCGAACAAGACTTTATCCGAAAGATCGCCTTGATGCACTTCCTACGTTTGATCGGGTCAGATTTGTGACATTAGCCAACATTGGTTGGTTCGGTATACCGTTGCTGGCACTTCTGATAACCATCAATCTTGTTTTCCACAATTATGATCGAGCGCTTAATAACCTCGTAACCATTTCTTTATACCTATTCCCGACCCTATGGTTAATATATCGCTATAAACTAAAGCTGGCTTCCTGGTATTTCATCTGTGCGATGTACGTTGCAGCAATCTGGGGGCTCTACACCAGGTTGATAGTCCATGTTGATGTACATCTTGAGATGTATTTTATCATGATTGCCCTCTTTTCCATCATTTTATTGGACGATAAGGCATCTGTGATTGTTCCTGTTTTTATGGCCATTAGCTATGTAACAGCCAGGCTGCTCGTACTTAGGCAGTTGAACCTTCCGTTTGAAATTGGCCAATTCAATTCGGGTTTAGGTGTATTCATTGTACTTACCTACGTTACCTACACCGTCAAGAAAATAGCCACTACGATTCAGGAGGTTGTCCAACAGCAAAACAAACAGTTACAACAAAAAAACCATGAGCTTAGCGAAAGTAATCTTGTAAAAGACAAACTGTTTGCCATACTGGGTCATGACCTTCGAAGCCCTATTGTGAGCCTCAAAGTCCAACTCATGAATGTGCAGAAAGGGTATACAACAACTGAACAATATGCCGAAGCGAATACCCGACTGCAGCTAACCGTAGATAACGTGTTCAGCACGCTCGACAACCTACTCAATTGGACTCAGCTCCAGCGTGGCGGCATTTATGTAACACCCACTCAGTTCGATTTGCAGGAAGTTGCTCAATCGGTGCTTTTACTATACAATTTTGAGGTTCCAAATAAGCAATTGACCGTAACGACACTTTATGAGCCAGCCCCAATAATTGCGGATGAGTATCAATTAACAATTGTGGCTCGCAATCTCATCCAGAATGCGATTAAGTTCACGCCTAAAGGTGGACATATTCAGGTAAGCACTCGCCAGTTAAACGGTCGATCTCAATTAATTATTCAGGACACGGGTGTTGGCATGCCTAAATCCATTGGCATGCCAACAAGGCCCATTGGTACGTCTAGTTATGGAACTGCAGGCGAAAAAGGCACAGGGTTGGGTCTGGAAATCAGCCGGGAATTTGTGCGACTCAACAATGGTCAGTTATTGATTGACAGTGTCCTTGGTATGGGAACTACGGTTACGATGGAATTTTGA